From the genome of Phaeodactylum tricornutum CCAP 1055/1 chromosome 13, whole genome shotgun sequence, one region includes:
- a CDS encoding predicted protein, which translates to MWPTRTSILLCVVMLLSNARGEHRTAWQALRSRSVRPQPVPLLAPPPSAPFRFSSGAKSSTILCAKKPNTKAKPSVAPLQSLSRKNRIQSVLDWAQRADVQVSKEIALDSRVAEYGLGWYASTNIPTNQVLLSVPSNRALTVEIPGEGPDDRSVLDLVASSDSGSKTEVRALPWFVQMSLYIYKLDQVDADKEGVDMRPWLDSLPRSFDTVIHWSEANRQELQYDSMVTAVASQEQDWKRYYQSLLQAGASSSSLTWEQFLWGCEIARSRAFSGGFTGSAFNPGVYAFTLLLVTIYVGLGVGSLEQAANGAGVVFSASILKDFVLPKLFKKRRYVICPMIDMANHQSVKFAGQVSFEYFANAYSLATDQAIPSGDEVYISYGPRSNDQLLQYYGFVERNNPNDVYVMPPLREWDIEALERATDRKFAVGRLEKLNRAGLLGSATTVLSDKKYDETEVANANGGVVITRVLGLDPAILQALRALVSTEDEWNAAGQAVGSFAEEGSGGAANEAAARLAARTAVGMELQSKETTLQEDEALLQRMDTVKSMDASREEKLAVQFRIEKKKLLSETLDKLSVR; encoded by the coding sequence ATGTGGCCGACACGGACGAGTATCCTGCTGTGTGTCgtgatgttgttgtcgaaTGCACGTGGGGAACACAGAACCGCCTGGCAGGCTCTGCGTAGCAGGTCTGTGCGTCCGCAGCCCGTGCCATTGCTTGCGCCACCACCGTCGGCACCATTCCGATTCTCGTCTGGCGCAAAGTCGAGTACGATTCTCTGTGCTAAGAAaccaaacacaaaagccaaGCCGTCCGTTGCACCTCTCCAATCGTTGTCGCGGAAAAATCGCATTCAAAGCGTATTGGATTGGGCACAAAGAGCGGACGTTCAAGTAAGCAAGGAAATAGCGTTGGATTCTCGAGTGGCCGAGTACGGGCTCGGCTGGTACGCCTCCACCAATATTCCCACCAATCAAGTTTTGCTGAGTGTGCCCTCCAATCGAGCCTTGACAGTGGAAATTCCCGGTGAGGGACCGGACGATCGCTCCGTTCTGGACTTGGTGGCGAGCTCGGACAGTGGCAGCAAGACAGAGGTACGGGCCTTGCCCTGGTTTGTGCAAATGAGTCTGTACATCTATAAATTGGACCAAGTCGATGCGGACAAAGAAGGTGTTGATATGCGCCCCTGGTTGGATTCGCTACCGAGGTCTTTTGATACCGTCATACATTGGTCCGAGGCAAATCGGCAAGAGTTACAGTACGATTCTATGGTAACTGCCGTGGCCAGTCAAGAACAAGATTGGAAACGGTACTACCAATCGCTCTTGCAAGCTGGAgcctcatcgtcgtccttgaCATGGGAGCAGTTCCTGTGGGGTTGTGAGATTGCTCGATCACGAGCCTTCTCCGGAGGATTTACAGGATCCGCCTTCAATCCAGGAGTATACGCCTTTACGCTCTTGCTCGTCACAATCTATGTGGGTCTGGGTGTGGGTAGCCTCGAACAAGCAGCCAACGGAGCTGGTGTGGTCTTTTCCGCAAGTATACTCAAGGACTTTGTGTTGCCCAAACTCTTCAAAAAGAGGCGATACGTAATTTGTCCCATGATTGATATGGCCAACCACCAGTCGGTTAAATTTGCTGGCCAAGTCTCCTTTGAGTACTTTGCTAATGCTTACAGTTTAGCCACGGATCAAGCTATTCCGTCCGGTGACGAAGTTTACATTTCCTACGGGCCGCGATCCAACGATCAGCTATTGCAGTACTACGGATTTGTTGAGCGCAACAATCCAAACGATGTGTATGTCATGCCACCTCTACGAGAGTGGGATATTGAAGCCTTGGAACGGGCCACGGATCGCAAGTTTGCGGTGGGACGGTTGGAAAAACTCAATCGTGCCGGATTGTTGGGGAGTGCAACGACGGTACTTTCAGACAAAAAGTACGACGAGACGGAGGTTGCCAACGCCAATGGGGGCGTTGTGATAACGCGCGTGTTGGGCCTAGACCCGGCCATTCTTCAAGCCTTGCGAGCACTCGTGTCGACAGAGGACGAATGGAATGCCGCGGGCCAAGCAGTCGGCAGTTTTGCGGAAGAAGGGTCGGGCGGAGCCGCCAACGAGGCAGCCGCTCGGCTAGCGGCGCGAACGGCGGTCGGAATGGAGCTCCAATCAAAAGAGACCACCCTGCAAGAAGATGAAGCCCTACTCCAACGAATGGACACTGTGAAAAGTATGGATGCTAGCAGGGAAGAGAAATTGGCGGTCCAATTTCGgatcgaaaagaaaaagttgtTGTCCGAAACGCTGGACAAGTTGTCAGTAAGGTAA
- a CDS encoding predicted protein encodes MAESEDLIPESLLAIAKDSRYVQECCEVVVEIWHRWCPRQRRENLERDAWFWSLVLYIVLVVGSRGRTLGMEALGLSYINRDASRTSSSFISRFKLLSTSLGLVAAVYLLQSQTSETDATRERVENLTGSSRRDFFEAQRRAMIQRSRQPSSDSSETLVRSQSMPMPASLFLAEWKQKAKQLVQGVAKALLPYNDLTHGPHDLPDQHSQSESPSQTIATWLIRFHLGLYCLNGRYPSWLHRILGHQLHSVDPQSSRLVNKPTSVRIVGLLLLSQSAAAALLGFSRVLLRWWIDTRDGPSLSTNVRGSSIKFIGARHSAAHNPGVVESNTSCAICRQPRRHPACPVTCGHCFCWSCLQSWIMTRGECPLCRVKCTPSQVLALYRYAPATPGATVTSRGEYSVKR; translated from the coding sequence ATGGCTGAATCTGAGGATTTGATTCCCGAGAGTCTCCTAGCGATAGCGAAAGACTCTCGTTACGTACAGGAATGTTGCGAGGTCGTTGTCGAGATCTGGCATCGTTGGTGTCCACGCCAACGTCGAGAAAATCTAGAACGAGACGCTTGGTTCTGGAGTCTTGTGTTGTATATTGTCCTGGTTGTGGGATCAAGAGGGAGGACCTTGGGGATGGAAGCACTGGGTCTCTCATACATAAACAGGGATGCATCTCgtacttcgtcgtcgtttaTTTCTCGGTTCAAGTTGCTCAGTACGTCGCTCGGGCTCGTTGCTGCTGTGTATCTTCTTCAAAGTCAAACGTCGGAAACAGACGCTACCCGTGAACGAGTCGAAAATTTGACGGGCTCGTCACGGCGTGATTTTTTCGAAGCCCAAAGAAGAGCGATGATACAACGCAGTCGGCAACCGTCTAGTGATTCTTCCGAGACACTCgttcgttcacagtcaatgccaATGCCAGCTTCCCTTTTTCTTGCAGAATGGAAACAGAAGGCGAAACAGCTTGTGCAAGGTGTGGCAAAAGCGTTATTGCCTTACAACGACTTAACACACGGTCCGCACGACCTACCAGATCAACACTCACAAAGCGAAAGTCCTTCTCAGACTATTGCTACGTGGCTCATTCGATTTCACCTTGGTCTGTACTGCTTGAACGGCCGCTATCCTTCCTGGCTGCATCGGATACTGGGTCATCAACTGCACTCCGTCGATCCGCAATCTTCTCGTTTGGTGAACAAGCCGACTAGTGTTCGAATCGTCGGCCTTTTGCTCCTGTCGCAGTCGGCAGCTGCAGCGTTGCTAGGATTCTCCCGAGTCCTCCTTCGCTGGTGGATCGACACCCGGGACGGCCCGTCACTCAGCACGAATGTGCGCGGCTCGTCAATTAAATTTATTGGAGCGCGACATTCCGCTGCACACAATCCGGGTGTTGTCGAGAGCAACACGTCGTGTGCGATTTGTCGCCAACCCCGGCGACATCCGGCCTGCCCCGTGACTTGCGGCCACTGCTTCTGCTGGTCCTGCCTCCAATCTTGGATCATGACACGCGGTGAATGCCCCTTGTGCCGGGTAAAGTGTACGCCCTCCCAGGTACTGGCACTGTATCGGTACGCGCCCGCTACGCCGGGAGCGACTGTGACTAGTCGCGGCGAGTACAGCGTCAAGCGCTGA
- a CDS encoding predicted protein, producing MSCFFVLILPPNIWKRLLAKNFINVENDVQLAAFVGAYHMIIEPGENPTRNLKPARRTPSKGYLVTTGSAQVLRPIDAGGESRVVQRYLKNPVTDDGRKIDCRCIVLFTEATPGQPRLYIHNRVYFRITQKSHSISTPRDCVNPESVLSAIHLLDSEARSRDDDIQILPVDPKPVAKLVQNDNAFY from the exons ATGTCAtgcttttttgttttgaTTCTTCCTCCAAATATATGGAAGCGTTTGCTTGCAAAAAACTTTATAAACGTAGAAAAC GATGTGCAACTGGCCGCTTTTGTTGGTGCATACCACATGATAATCGAGCCCGGAGAAAATCCCACGCGTAATCTCAAACCCGCACGCAGGACGCCATCAAAAGGGTATTTGGTTACTACCGGCTCGGCTCAGGTTCTGAGACCTATTGATGCTGGTGGCGAAAGTCGCGTCGTTCAACGCTACTTGAAAAATCCCGTCACCGACGACGGTCGTAAAATTGACTGCCGTTGTATCGTCCTTTTCACCGAAGCAACTCCTGGCCAACCTCGCCTGTACATCCACAATCGAGTGTACTTTCGTATTACCCAGAAGTCTCATTCGATTTCGACACCTCGTGATTGTGTGAATCCGGAATCTGTCTTGAGCGCCATTCACTTGCTCGACAGCGAAGCTCGGTCGAGAGACGATGATATCCAGATTCTTCCTGTTGACCCCAAACCTGTCGCCAAATTGGTGCAAAATGACAATGCATTTTATTGA
- a CDS encoding predicted protein gives MTAWHSSSKRGLFVGSPPFKQISTLQWSRLFLVVWALFMAATAAVFHYQVAVFTVLPDSTLRATTFVTNNSHEDEGYQKYDFKVQSQMAPTCSPLKAQDIDFTLVTQLSPDRLKLMKLHCERWGNHPISLAVAAAMDPEIILSTLSEYGCNTEMITVSLLNLYQTLHLHRETLSGDHLNALVVPAFELSKVCDPKRAPCAAHNLAKLPKTKDALLKLYETVRLPKLHVAQFNRDTNFHGHSSTRYTDWITQPARQLLHIECVTSDRYEPYIVVRHCQSLPPFQEAFVGFGQNKITWIQQVLRMGYKFYQIGEGFVIHLPHVKSPASQKWYADKRKFMRDITKLKVQKIGKAFRFWMRNEVPDNTQVSVCSQGQQLPG, from the exons ATGACTGCCTGGCACAGCTCATCAAAGAGAGGGCTGTTTGTTGGATCACCTCCCTTTAAGCAAATAAGCACACTACAGTGGTCGAGATTATTCCTGGTAGTATGGGCCCTGTTCATGGCGGCAACGGCAGCTGTCTTCCATTATCAGGTTGCCGTCTTCACGGTCCTTCCGGACTCGACTCTCCGGGCTACAACCTTCGTAACAAACAATTCCCACGAGGACGAGGGATATCAAAAGTATGACTTCAAAGTTCAAAGCCAGATGGCTCCAACATGCTCGCCACTGAAGGCGCAAGATATTGACTTCACTCTTGTCACGCAACTTTCTCCTGATCGTCTCAAACTCATGAAACTGCACTGCGAGCGCTGGGGCAACCATCCAATTTCTCTAGCTGTTGCAGCTGCAATGGATCCAGAAATAATTTTGTCGACATTATCCGAGTATGGTTGCAACACTGAAATGATTACAGTGAGCTTGCTTA ACCTATACCAGACGCTTCATCTGCATCGTGAAACTCTTTCCGGTGACCACTTAAACGCGCTGGTTGTCCCCGCCTTCGAGCTTAGCAAGGTTTGCGATCCCAAAAGAGCGCCATGTGCGGCTCACAACTTGGCCAAACTTCCGAAAACCAAGGACGCTTTATTGAAGCTGTACGAAACTGTACGTCTTCCCAAATTGCATGTCGCGCAATTTAACCGAGATACCAATTTTCATGGACATTCGAGTACGCGCTATACAGACTGGATAACACAACCTGCGAGGCAGCTTCTACATATTGAGTGTGTGACTTCCGATCGCTACGAGCCCTACATTGTTGTCCGTCATTGTCAAAGCCTTCCACCGTTTCAAGAAGCATTTGTTGGTTTTGGCCAGAACAAAATTACATGGATTCAGCAAGTCCTACGAATGGGCTACAAATTTTATCAAATCGGCGAAGGCTTTGTCATCCATTTGCCTCATGTAAAATCACCTGCATCTCAAAAGTGGTACGCCGATAAAAGAAAATTTATGAGAGACATCACCAAGTTGAAGGTACAAAAAATAGGGAAAGCTTTCCGGTTTTGGATGAGAAACGAAGTGCCGGATAATACGCAAGTGTCTGTTTGTTCACAAGGGCAACAACTACCTGGGTAA
- a CDS encoding predicted protein: METSVCNSSSNPRYGPLEPRRRKTNIQRMLRQESGGRASTYRLRITQPCPILLLLLLLIAQSSVFVWYHTCDEAFFVDRPINEQGIPAFYKPSEHDFCKSFVRHGLFSLLGNGMVPNDGKIENDLFNTAAHTPKDRTTLSASRRASADLKMIKATIAGEPTKATGPEDSSVSRDFMNTSASKEEHLEVYGGVPGKNQHTDEAIQPVSMLLLRAVGNSLPPRHSAEQTLRNLDFVLTYEEAFPNLSRHWFLNRLVDPQVEQQVVQRLQQANESYTIIPFDLKSYDSHVYRFDLLDFPDQIHSTYSYNTYTGFFLGLNAEDRIMRDKLVYTANVNGVRNEMLNYGRHLSSAEYILPFDGNCFLARNAWEAMQRNIQHNPAAKYFAVPMDRLVEENAALLSGSYKPNPVEEPQIIFHRTSIANFNPNLPYGRRNKVDLLRRLGIKGIWENNEGNKWDVILEATNPVAEIEANVIEMTGTAGWISRLYSGNKNAELTDAGASTTRVRMRRTAISTLLDRLDLRAAVTLYNFTSNTMLFYDEQQLYQSHLLWKNGQLQNPMINSLMEKAAQSLNEGPWSVVDKRSFGCGPSLSCRDYYNPWPYMWPQRNESGSIDWTREFVMNNGEILPGSVLYTEGSEHFDYTRLESMQRNTTVLALAYAISANQSYAEKAAANLRVWFLEPGTRMNPNLSYTQVAWVGNPPQWRRKAFGTIEMSGVYFFLDAVRIVEGSGALSILEIHNLRRWFREYLHWLYMSNGRKEASEFDPNGGIPEVFAPNHIGLNFDIQLASVAAYCGNLSLAVRTIHRAVSRLDAHVNSTGAMPKEQRVGSCEHFTALALNGWSVAARVASSIGIDYWRRFRVANRNISKLCLAMEYGNPLLDNRETCAGDGAPIDPSRWWPLFFEAKSRCPHLETRYLVQNERDPPEHSDFPSHHNLISGSNMPYSGVAPFWNLNLPP; this comes from the coding sequence ATGGAAACATCCGTATGCAATAGCTCCAGCAATCCACGATACGGCCCATTGGAGCCTCGCCGTCGAAAAACTAATATACAAAGGATGCTACGACAGGAGAGTGGTGGTCGGGCATCCACCTACCGTCTACGAATTACCCAGCCCTGTCCAATCCTTTTGCTGCTTCTTTTACTAATCGCACAGTCTTCGGTGTTTGTATGGTACCACACCTGTGATGAAGCATTTTTTGTAGACCGTCCCATCAATGAACAAGGCATCCCAGCATTTTACAAGCCTTCCGAACATGATTTCTGTAAGAGCTTCGTCCGGCACGGGCTCTTTTCGCTTCTGGGGAATGGAATGGTTCCGAATGACGGTAAAATCGAGAACGACCTCTTCAACACAGCAGCGCACACCCCGAAAGACCGCACTACCTTGTCCGCTTCACGTCGTGCTTCTGCAGATTTGAAGATGATCAAAGCCACAATCGCTGGAGAACCGACAAAGGCTACTGGGCCTGAGGACAGCTCTGTTTCGCGCGATTTCATGAATACCTCTGCATCAAAAGAAGAGCATCTCGAAGTGTATGGAGGAGTTCCAGGCAAGAATCAACATACAGATGAAGCAATTCAACCGGTTTCCATGTTACTGCTCCGAGCTGTCGGAAACTCTCTTCCACCGCGTCACAGCGCTGAACAAACACTAAGAAATCTGGACTTTGTCCTGACGTACGAGGAAGCTTTCCCAAATCTGTCTCGCCATTGGTTCCTGAACCGGCTTGTGGATCCACAGGTAGAGCAGCAAGTGGTGCAAAGGCTTCAACAAGCAAACGAATCCTATACGATTATTCCCTTCGATTTGAAGTCCTACGACTCCCACGTGTAtcgtttcgatttgttgGACTTTCCCGATCAAATTCATTCGACCTACTCATACAACACGTACACAGGGTTTTTCCTCGGGTTGAATGCCGAGGATCGTATTATGCGTGATAAGCTGGTGTATACTGCCAACGTCAATGGAGTTCGCAATGAAATGCTCAATTATGGCAGGCACCTTAGTTCTGCAGAATACATTCTCCCGTTTGACGGCAACTGCTTTCTCGCTCGAAACGCTTGGGAAGCTATGCAGCGGAATATACAACACAATCCAGCGGCAAAGTACTTTGCCGTTCCAATGGATCGTCTTGTCGAGGAAAATGCAGCACTGCTGTCAGGTTCATACAAGCCCAATCCAGTCGAAGAACCCCAAATTATATTTCATCGAACGTCAATAGCCAATTTCAATCCAAATTTGCCTTACGGTCGTCGTAACAAAGTGGACTTGCTGCGTCGGTTGGGTATTAAAGGCATTTGGGAAAACAATGAAGGGAATAAGTGGGATGTCATCCTAGAGGCAACAAACCCAGTTGCGGAGATAGAAGCAAACGTGATCGAAATGACTGGAACGGCTGGATGGATCTCTCGGCTGTACTCAGGGAACAAAAATGCGGAGTTGACTGATGCGGGTGCTTCTACAACTCGGGTCAGGATGCGTCGTACAGCAATATCGACGCTACTGGACCGTTTGGACTTGCGTGCAGCTGTGACCTTGTACAATTTTACTTCCAATACGATGCTTTTCTATGACGAGCAGCAGCTGTACCAATCGCATTTACTTTGGAAAAATGGACAATTGCAAAATCCAATGATCAACAGCTTAATGGAAAAGGCTGCCCAATCCCTAAACGAAGGTCCTTGGTCTGTTGTGGACAAACGATCATTCGGCTGCGGGCCCTCACTGAGTTGTCGTGACTACTACAACCCCTGGCCATACATGTGGCCGCAGCGCAACGAATCCGGTAGTATCGATTGGACAAGGGAGTTTGTAATGAACAACGGTGAAATCCTTCCGGGAAGTGTATTGTATACTGAAGGAAGTGAGCACTTTGACTACACGCGCTTAGAGTCGATGCAGCGCAATACTACCGTTTTAGCGCTGGCCTATGCAATATCTGCCAACCAGTCCTACGCCGAAAAGGCTGCTGCCAACCTTCGTGTATGGTTTCTTGAACCGGGGACCAGAATGAATCCCAACCTCTCGTACACTCAGGTTGCGTGGGTGGGCAATCCGCCCCAGTGGAGACGAAAAGCCTTTGGCACGATCGAAATGAGTGGTGTGTACTTTTTTCTGGACGCAGTTAGGATAGTAGAAGGCTCCGGAGCCCTCTCGATTCTGGAGATCCATAATTTACGAAGATGGTTTCGCGAATACCTTCATTGGCTATATATGTCCAACGGACGGAAAGAAGCTTCTGAATTCGATCCAAATGGCGGCATACCGGAAGTGTTTGCACCAAATCATATCGGTCTTAACTTTGATATACAGCTTGCTTCTGTTGCCGCATATTGTGGCAATCTTTCCTTGGCAGTCCGCACTATCCATAGGGCTGTTTCTCGTCTAGATGCACATGTCAACTCTACCGGTGCGATGCCAAAGGAACAACGGGTGGGCAGCTGCGAGCACTTTACCGCCTTGGCCTTGAACGGGTGGTCGGTGGCTGCTCGTGTCGCTTCATCGATAGGGATTGATTACTGGCGACGATTCCGGGTGGCGAATCGAAACATTTCCAAGCTGTGCCTTGCCATGGAATACGGCAACCCACTCCTGGACAACCGAGAGACTTGTGCAGGCGACGGAGCTCCGATTGATCCCTCCCGCTGGTGGCCACTCTTTTTCGAAGCCAAGTCACGGTGTCCTCACTTAGAAACGCGCTACCTTGTACAGAATGAGCGCGATCCGCCGGAGCATAGTGACTTTCCTAGTCATCACAACCTGATTTCGGGCTCCAACATGCCATACTCAGGCGTAGCACCCTTTTGGAATTTGAATCTGCCACCGTAG